The genomic segment GAGCGATAACGCTTCGTCTCAAGCCTCAACGCTGTCCTGACCGCGCCAAAGCGCTGGAGCGCACCCGCCGTTGGGCGGCTGCAGGCCGGATGCCGCCAAACATCGCCATGAAGTTCACATTGGGCGAGCAAGCCGCCTTGGCAGTGATCGCGTTCGAGATTTCTAGGCGCCAGTTCTGCGACAAGTCGATTGGTGACATCGGGTGCGTTGCTGGGGTCAGCGAGTCGACAGTGAAGCGCGCCGTCCGCCAGGCAAAGGCGCTTGGCTTCCTAACGGTCCAGGAGCGCCGCCTATCTCGCTACCGCAACGACACTAACATCGTCCGGATCATCAGCAAGGCGTGGCTGGCCTGGATCGACCTGCGAGGCGCTAGGGGTGGGGTTCAGCCGCGACCGGGCACAAATACCAGTGATTTAAAACCAGGAGCGAAAGCGGATTTGAGAATTTCCAAAAGGGCCATCAAAACGCAAGGCCATCTGCGGCTTCACAAAGGGCACCAGCGGCCGCTTCGATGCAAACACAAGCGGACCACCGGACAACCTGTTTCAGGCGCCATAAGTGGTTAAAACTGATACTGCAGGTGTATTTTGACCATCTGTACAGAAAACATTGTGGACGGATGATAGCGTAGACGCGTTGGCTTGGCGAACAATAACTTGTTCTCAAATAAAATAGAGAGAGAAGAGAAATATGCGGGATACAAATCAAATCGAGAGTAGACCGCAACACTTCAACTCTCAATCTATATCAGGAGTTGCGGAAGGTTTATCTAAAGCAGGACGGATAACTCCGCTTGCTATAATTTTATCTTTTGTGCTTTTAACAGAAGTTGTTGCTATGGGAGGAGTTCTTGGAACTTCAGGAGAACCACAACTAATACTAACTCTTTTTTGCGTTCTGTTCCCTCCATTTATAGCAGTTCCATTTTTTTCGATATTATACAGCAGGCCGATAGTTTTTTACGCCCCAGGAGATTTTGATAAGGAGTTAAAGCCAGCGGACTTTGCTGCAGCTGTTGCTCCAAAAGCCACAGCTAGAGTTGCTGATCTAATGAGTGATTATATTGGAACTTTAGAAGGTAGGATCGCAAATACTATATCTGAAACAGAGCAGCTAAAAGATCTTATTTCTCAGCAAGGTAGTTTAAATAAAAAGCAAATAGAAGAAGGTATTGCAAATATCAGCAGAGAAATCACTGACGGAATTAAAATTTCAGATGTCACCAAATTCGATCTATCCGAAGTAGGCGGAAAAACAATATCAATACCTATAGACGATAATATACCAGTTTCTGATGTATTGGATTTCTTATATTTTGAAATAAATAAAGTATCTTCTGTAGAAGTTTATACATATTCAAAAGCATGGGTTCTAGAAAATACCAAAACATCGGAAAGATTATTTGATATTGGAAGCTTTTGGGCAGAAAAAAATGGATTAAGAGAAGATAATCGCTTGGCGAAAAGTGTAGGCTTGCTCCCAGGTGAAACCTTTAAAGTAATAATCTTTCGTAAGACGCTACGAAACTACTGATGTATAAAGATATATCGCTTGCAGACAGCTGCATGCTTCTGACAAACCCCTGACGTCGGGCTCAACGACCGATGCTCTAAACGTCCCAGGGGTTCCAATGCAGCGTCCTCAATCCGTAATCGTCTACCTTCGCGTGTCTACCGAACGGCAGGGGCGGTCCGGACTGGGGATTGAGGCTCAACGGGCTTCAGTACGCGATTATCTAGCGGGCACGGCATGTGAGCAACTCGCAGAGTTCGTTGAGGTAGAGAGTGGAACCCGCCGCGATCGACCCCAGCTTGCCGCCGCCTTCGCGGCTGCCCGGCTTCATCGCGCCGTCTTAGTGATCGCCAAACTCGATAGATTGTCCCGCGATGCGGGCTTCCTTATCGGCCTTCAGAAAGCGGGTGTCCGCTTCATCGCTTGCGATATGCCTTCCGCAAGCGAGATGGTCGTTGGCATCATGGCCGTGGTCGCCCAGGCCGAGCGTGAGATGATCTCACAGAGAACCAAGGCAGCACTCAAGGCGGCAAAGGAGCGGGGCACAAAGCTAGGTGGCTTTCGGGGCTACGTGGGCACGGCGGACGACCTCAACCGTGCAAGAGCCCTGTACGCGGCCCAAGCCGATCAGCGTGCTACCGATCTCGCCGGCACCATCGCTACGCTACAGGCATCCGGCGTCACATCCCTTGGCGCCCTTGCCACCGCCCTCAACGCGCGTCGGATCACGGCCTCGCGTGGGGGTTCGTGGTCCGCCGTACAGGTACGACGTGTCCTACAACGGTTATCGACCTTGCAGGTGTCTGCATGAGACATTTGCCTGCTGTCTGATTCCATTCAGGAGACCTCATACAGGTAGATCTGGCTCGAAGCTGTCAGCACAGCGAAACTTCTGCTCAGCGGGCATGTCAAAGTGTGCCGCATAAGTGGTTTGACTGAAAGTCAGGGGAAATCCGAATCTCAGGGACTATGAACTTTTTCTCAAGGCGATATATCTGGTAAAACTTTGAACCGCGCAAATCGGGATTAATGAGAAAGTGGCTGAGGAGATAACGCTTGATCTTGCTTTCCGTGTCGTAGATCGGGATCACAGAGTATTTATTGCTTTTCCCGGCCGTAACTACAAGTTATATCAAACATTTATTGCTCAAAATGTAATATTTCCTGAGCTTCCAGGATTCCAGCTGGAGCCAGACATAAAGCTCGATAATCAAAGAGATCTATTAAAGATGATAAGGCGCGGTTCCGCCTTGCGTAAATGGTTTAATTCAAGGGAAAAAGGCGAATTTCCCTCGATGGATCTTAATAAATATAATGATGATAGTTCCCCAGGCCGGACGTCTCAGGCTCTAGGCGTCGTGCGCGGGTTTTTTGATCGTGCAAAGAAGGGCGATTTAATACTCGTCCCGTCCGGAGAGTATGTCGGACCCGTAGCCATTGGCGAAATCCAAGACGACAATAACAAGATCGAGCATCGAATTTTTCCAGACATATACGGTGATCATCCGGTTCCTATTAGGAATATTCGATGGTTGGCGTCTCAGACAAAAAGCAAATTTTCCCCTGAGCTTATAAGAAAATTCCCTAAGCCAAATGCATTTACTTCGGTACCAAGGGAATTTTATCAGGAAATCTACTCAGCTGCTTTCAAATCATATGTTCTTGAGGACAGTTTTACTGCGAGATTTGAAACGACAGAGGCAGATTTTAGTTCTATCGATAGTTATTACTTAACGCAGGTTATTAATTCTGTTGGAGCTTTATCTAAACTTTATGAAGAGAGTGGCAGAGAATCAAAAATAGTTGTAGAGTTTTTAGCCGATTTAGAGCCAAATCTTGATAGCCTTGTAAACTTCCTAACTGACACTACATATATCTCTGACCTGACTGTAAATATTGCTTCGCCCGGGTTTCTAACGGCATACTGTCAACGAGCAGTTCCTTTGGTCGCTGCTGCATTGATAGGGCTAACGGTGCTCGGTGCTGATGTAGTATGGAATGCAGCGCAAGCTGGTACAATAACCGTCAAGAATTCACACGCGCCAGATGATGATTTTTGTAGCCCTCCAATTGGTCAAGAAGTTGTTGATCAGATAAAAATGATGGGATTTGCCAGATGGAAAGCAATGTGTGAAAGGACTAACGAGTTTAGGGATAAAACTGGACTAAATGGAGAGAGCAAGTCAAAGAAGTGAATATGTCAATGGGATTTGGGAAGTACATAACTGAGTTTCGTACTGCGCTTTTTTCACCAGTTGGCGCTGTGGCTCTAGTATTGAGTCTATCGAGCTTCGGTTTAAACCAGGCATTTGAGTTCGGAAAAGACAAATACCAATCGCATCAAAAGTATGTATCTGACCGTGTATCAGTATTCATTGATTCAACAAAAGAATTTGATGCATTAGTTGCCTCTCTTGCTAACACGGTTATGGACGGCGAGAAACCTGATACAGAGTTAAAGTCAAAAATATATACAAATCTAAATAATCAATATTCAGAGCTGCGCGATCTTACCGGTCTCGTCGGTAAGAATGATGAAAAACTTACTAACTATACTAATGCTATAATGGAATTCAATTCAACTATTTCATCAGTGAATTCGCCAAGGGACTTACGTAACTACTGGCTTCGCCTTGGGAACGTGCTTAGGTCACGGAATATACTTGCTGATGAGCTTCGGCGTAAAGCTGATTTGCAAATTTAATTGAGCACAACTCATTGTAGTTAAGGGCAAGTACAAAACGGAGAAGGTACACAGACCCCTCCGGTATCACCGATGATGTCAAAATTTCGAGCGATATTTATCAGCTTTGTAGTAGGAATTTGCCTACGTATTACGATAAATATACATTGCGGCTGTCACACAGAGAAATTGTAATACATTCAATAGGATAGGCTTGCTGACGTCTGCAAGTATCGCTGAAAACTGAAACGGCCGGGCGCCCCGGAGGGGCAAGACTTAAACTACCGTAAGCAGTGAATACATAGGTCCAGTATACGCTATATCCGCTAGCTTCCGGATCACTGAAATCACCCAACTAATTGTCTAGACATTTTCAACGGATTTTTGAAAAGCCGTTTTTCCTGCTTCTTCGCCTAACGGCTCATACGCAGGAAAACATTGCGAGTAATATCATTAGTAATGTAATACGAGCATATTACATATTGTATTACATTTATCTTGCTGACGTCTGCAAGCTCTATGTAGGAAATTTGCTACAATTATAT from the Methylobacterium sp. FF17 genome contains:
- a CDS encoding recombinase family protein is translated as MQRPQSVIVYLRVSTERQGRSGLGIEAQRASVRDYLAGTACEQLAEFVEVESGTRRDRPQLAAAFAAARLHRAVLVIAKLDRLSRDAGFLIGLQKAGVRFIACDMPSASEMVVGIMAVVAQAEREMISQRTKAALKAAKERGTKLGGFRGYVGTADDLNRARALYAAQADQRATDLAGTIATLQASGVTSLGALATALNARRITASRGGSWSAVQVRRVLQRLSTLQVSA